In Chromobacterium rhizoryzae, one genomic interval encodes:
- the recJ gene encoding single-stranded-DNA-specific exonuclease RecJ, with product MSQIVSRTIPADTHEQLLRQGLSPLMARLYAARGICDCAELDYGLKALLPYQSLKNILPMARRLADAIAGRQRLLVVADYDADGATACAVAVKGLSMLGARVDFIVPNRFEYGYGLTPEIVELAARQNPDIIVTVDNGIASVDGVLAAKARGIEVLVTDHHLPGDTLPEALIVNPNQPGCEFPSKNLAGVGVMFYVLMALRAEMRQRGVFDERGQPNLGELLDYVALGTVADVVRLDQNNRTLVENGLKRMRAGRMAPGIAALFRVAGRAHYKANTFDLGFTLGPRLNAAGRLDDMSLGIACLLSGNEEQAQRLAQQLDQLNRERRSIEHGMQDEALAALSGIDADNRYTLTLFRDDWHQGVVGIVASRLKERFHRPAIVFAPGDNGEIKGSGRSIPGFHLRDALDLVFKRHPGLILKFGGHAMAAGLSLRQSRFDEFQRAFEAVARELLEERHLTRTIETDGSLAPRELNLAFAEQLAAEVWGQGFPVPYFHDRFAVMSQRVVGDKHLKLRLARDGEEFDAMLFNQVEWLPDNVDAVYQLIANEWQGRKELQVYLQHWAAT from the coding sequence ATGTCCCAAATCGTTTCCCGAACCATTCCCGCCGACACGCATGAGCAATTGCTGCGCCAGGGTCTGAGCCCGCTGATGGCGCGGCTGTACGCCGCGCGCGGCATTTGCGACTGCGCCGAGCTGGATTACGGCCTCAAGGCCTTGCTGCCCTATCAGAGCCTGAAGAACATCTTGCCGATGGCGCGCCGCCTGGCCGACGCCATCGCCGGCCGGCAACGGCTGCTGGTGGTGGCCGATTACGACGCCGACGGCGCCACCGCCTGCGCGGTAGCGGTCAAGGGCCTGTCCATGCTGGGCGCGCGCGTCGACTTCATCGTGCCCAACCGCTTCGAATACGGCTACGGCCTGACGCCGGAGATCGTTGAGCTGGCCGCGCGCCAAAACCCGGACATCATCGTCACCGTGGACAACGGCATCGCCAGCGTGGACGGCGTGCTCGCCGCCAAGGCGCGAGGCATCGAGGTGCTGGTCACCGATCACCACCTGCCGGGCGACACCTTGCCGGAGGCGCTGATCGTCAACCCCAATCAGCCGGGCTGCGAATTCCCGTCCAAGAACCTGGCCGGCGTCGGCGTGATGTTCTACGTGCTGATGGCCTTGCGCGCCGAAATGCGCCAGCGCGGCGTCTTCGACGAGCGCGGTCAGCCCAATCTGGGCGAACTGCTGGATTACGTGGCGCTGGGCACGGTGGCCGACGTGGTGCGGCTGGACCAGAACAACCGCACCCTGGTGGAAAACGGCCTCAAGCGCATGCGCGCCGGCCGCATGGCGCCGGGCATCGCCGCCTTGTTCCGCGTCGCCGGCCGCGCCCATTACAAGGCCAACACCTTCGATCTGGGGTTCACGCTGGGCCCGCGCTTGAACGCCGCCGGCCGTTTGGACGATATGAGCCTGGGCATCGCCTGCCTGCTGTCCGGCAACGAGGAGCAGGCGCAGCGGCTGGCGCAGCAGCTGGATCAGCTCAACCGCGAGCGGCGCAGCATAGAACACGGCATGCAGGACGAGGCGCTGGCGGCGCTGTCCGGCATCGACGCCGACAACCGCTATACGCTGACCCTGTTCCGCGACGACTGGCATCAGGGCGTGGTGGGCATCGTCGCCTCCCGGCTAAAGGAACGCTTCCACCGACCGGCCATCGTGTTCGCGCCCGGCGACAACGGCGAGATCAAGGGCTCGGGCCGCTCGATTCCCGGCTTCCATCTGCGCGACGCGCTGGACCTGGTGTTCAAGCGCCATCCCGGTCTGATCCTCAAGTTCGGCGGCCATGCGATGGCGGCCGGCCTTAGCCTGCGTCAATCGCGCTTTGACGAATTCCAGCGCGCCTTCGAGGCGGTGGCGCGCGAACTGCTGGAAGAGCGTCACCTGACCCGCACCATAGAAACCGACGGCAGCCTGGCGCCGCGCGAATTGAACCTGGCGTTCGCCGAGCAATTGGCGGCCGAAGTGTGGGGCCAGGGCTTCCCGGTGCCGTATTTTCACGACCGTTTCGCGGTGATGAGCCAGCGCGTGGTCGGCGACAAGCACCTGAAGCTGCGGCTGGCGCGCGACGGGGAGGAGTTCGACGCCATGCTGTTCAATCAGGTGGAGTGGCTGCCGGACAATGTCGACGCGGTCTACCAGTTGATCGCCAACGAGTGGCAGGGCCGCAAGGAACTGCAAGTGTATTTGCAGCACTGGGCGGCGACGTGA
- a CDS encoding AAA family ATPase: MSRPADSRRLVLTGGPGAGKTALLEALRDAGFSVMDEAGRAVIQDQALIGGRALPWVDPGAFAEAMLAWELRSLRLAEGLPGPVFFDRGLPDVLGYLDLQGLPIPAHMQAAAERFPYHRQVFLLPPWREIFIQDQERKQSFAEAERTCAAMERTYRRLAYQIIEVPPAPLAQRLRFVIEQSRLGHGEPAGQFKAL, translated from the coding sequence GTGAGTCGGCCGGCGGATTCGCGGCGGCTGGTGCTGACCGGCGGTCCGGGCGCCGGCAAGACCGCCTTGTTGGAAGCCTTGCGCGACGCCGGGTTTTCGGTGATGGACGAGGCCGGCCGCGCCGTCATCCAGGATCAGGCGTTGATCGGCGGCCGCGCCTTGCCCTGGGTGGACCCCGGCGCTTTCGCCGAGGCGATGCTGGCCTGGGAGTTGCGCAGCCTGCGGCTGGCCGAAGGTTTGCCCGGGCCGGTGTTCTTCGATCGCGGCTTGCCCGATGTCTTGGGCTATCTCGATTTGCAGGGCTTGCCGATACCTGCGCATATGCAAGCCGCCGCCGAGCGGTTTCCCTACCATCGCCAAGTGTTTTTGCTGCCGCCGTGGCGCGAAATCTTCATTCAGGATCAGGAGCGCAAGCAAAGCTTTGCCGAGGCGGAGCGCACTTGCGCCGCGATGGAGCGGACGTATCGGCGTCTGGCTTATCAAATCATCGAAGTGCCGCCGGCGCCCTTGGCCCAGCGACTCCGCTTCGTCATCGAACAATCGCGGCTTGGCCATGGAGAGCCGGCCGGCCAATTTAAGGCTTTATGA
- the rmuC gene encoding DNA recombination protein RmuC: MMEMLVIGLLLGLLAAGAAAALMRGRFAREGADLRAQQEMSHLQLEECRQRERAALAQVQQQGQQLGDVQTQLGAYVARAQRVPELERQAQERERQLELLQAELRRVGAQLAASEEQGKMLAVLQARAQTQGEEITRLTAREQELATLLEQERGQNAEKLALLTEARESMAGQFKALAGDILEEKAKRFTEQNQQNLGHLLGPLQQRLQDFGKLVQDSYEKDSQGRLSLEAELKRLQELNSRLGDDAIALTRALTGASSKAQGSWGEMVLERVLETSGLHKDREYRVQVSDVVAGEDGNRRYQPDVVIDLPEGKQLVVDSKVSLNAYVRYTAAEDEAERAAEMKAHVAAIRNHIRTLSEKRYQDLYRLNTLDFVFMFIPVEPAYLLAVQQDMSLFNEAFERRIMIVGPSTLLATLRTVASIWRYEYQNQNAQEIARQGGAMYDKFVGFAANLEKLGKQLDVARDSFGDAMKQLSSGRGNLVASAERLRKLGVRNNKQLQQHLKLGAAEDEGAEGAEEPGPD; this comes from the coding sequence ATGATGGAAATGTTGGTGATCGGTCTGTTGCTGGGCTTGCTGGCCGCCGGCGCGGCCGCGGCCTTGATGCGCGGGCGCTTCGCGCGGGAGGGGGCGGATCTGCGGGCGCAGCAGGAGATGTCGCACCTGCAATTGGAAGAGTGTAGGCAGCGGGAACGGGCCGCGCTGGCACAAGTGCAGCAACAGGGGCAGCAACTGGGCGATGTTCAGACCCAGTTGGGCGCCTATGTGGCGCGCGCGCAGCGCGTGCCGGAGCTGGAGCGGCAGGCGCAGGAGCGGGAGAGGCAGCTGGAGCTGCTGCAGGCGGAGTTGCGCCGTGTTGGCGCGCAGCTGGCCGCCAGCGAGGAGCAGGGCAAGATGCTGGCCGTTTTGCAGGCGCGCGCGCAGACGCAGGGCGAGGAAATCACCCGGCTCACCGCGCGCGAGCAGGAGCTGGCGACCTTGCTGGAGCAGGAGCGCGGCCAGAACGCCGAAAAGCTGGCCTTGTTGACCGAGGCGCGCGAAAGCATGGCGGGGCAGTTCAAGGCCTTGGCCGGCGACATCCTGGAAGAGAAGGCCAAGCGCTTCACCGAGCAGAACCAGCAGAACCTCGGCCATCTGCTCGGGCCTTTGCAGCAGCGGCTGCAGGATTTCGGCAAGCTGGTGCAGGACAGTTATGAAAAAGACAGCCAGGGGCGCTTGTCGCTGGAGGCGGAGCTCAAGCGCCTGCAAGAACTCAACAGCCGGCTGGGCGACGACGCCATCGCGCTGACCAGGGCCTTGACCGGCGCCAGCAGCAAGGCGCAGGGCTCCTGGGGCGAGATGGTGCTGGAGCGGGTGCTGGAAACCTCCGGCCTGCACAAGGACCGCGAATACCGGGTGCAAGTGTCCGACGTGGTGGCCGGCGAGGACGGCAACCGCCGCTACCAGCCCGACGTGGTGATAGACCTGCCGGAAGGCAAGCAGCTGGTGGTGGATTCCAAGGTGTCCTTGAACGCCTATGTGCGCTACACCGCCGCCGAGGACGAGGCCGAGCGCGCGGCGGAAATGAAGGCGCATGTCGCGGCCATCCGCAACCACATCCGCACCTTGTCGGAGAAGCGCTACCAGGACCTGTACCGCTTGAACACCCTGGACTTCGTGTTCATGTTCATCCCGGTGGAGCCGGCCTATCTGCTGGCGGTGCAGCAGGACATGAGCTTGTTCAACGAGGCCTTCGAGCGCCGCATCATGATCGTCGGCCCCAGCACCCTGTTGGCGACGCTGCGCACCGTGGCCAGCATCTGGCGCTACGAATACCAGAACCAGAACGCCCAGGAGATCGCGCGCCAGGGCGGGGCGATGTACGACAAATTCGTCGGCTTCGCCGCCAATCTGGAAAAGCTGGGCAAGCAGCTGGACGTGGCGCGCGACAGCTTCGGCGACGCGATGAAGCAGCTGTCCAGCGGCCGCGGCAACCTGGTCGCCAGCGCCGAGCGCCTGCGCAAGCTGGGGGTGCGCAATAACAAGCAATTACAGCAGCATCTTAAACTGGGCGCGGCGGAAGACGAGGGCGCGGAAGGGGCGGAAGAGCCCGGTCCGGACTGA